CAAGATATGAACCATgctgaaaaaaaaaggagaataaagaaaaggaaaacaaaattgtAGCTGTTATATTGTTTTGTCTATGTCattcttataaaaaaaaaaggcaaGCAAAGAAAATCCCCTTATGTTCCTTTCATTTCTAATTTTGAATTTGTATCAAAATGAAACTTCTTACCTATGTTATTCTTAGTTGATAAGTGATATTTGTTTTGTAGATAGTCTTAAGTAACATAACCACTTGTGATTTGTGATGATGGCTCCAACGTCTTCTCTATTccttctataaaaaaaatagaattgacaAGGCATAAGATTAGTTAGATCAATTTATGATGTCTTGTCTTTGTTTTCTTATCCTCGGGTTTTTTCGTTTCCGATCAGTTTGGGATTTGGCGAGTAACAATGGAGAGGACCGAGGAAGTTTTATCTAATTTTCAGGAGAATGTCACTGCAGGGGTAAGCATATCATCGTAATCTTGATGGAAAATAAAGTAAGAGTATTTTTTAGGACAACCTCTTGGCATCAACTATGTATTGCTATGGTAATGGATTGTTTCAGGTGGAAGAGGACCCGATAGAAAATGAGACCTTTGTTGCAGAAACAGAATCCGTTCCGATTGGTGCAAGTCAGTCAGACGATCAAAGAGATGTCATCTTTCTCGACGGAATAGGTTCGTTTGGTGCAATTGATTTTGATGCGTTGCGAGCTGAGGAGATTATGATGATAGAGTTTGTCGATTTGAAAACTACTTATGACTTCTATAACGAGTACGGTCGAATTAAGGGGTTTTCCATACGCCGGTCGAAGGTAGGGCGCTGCAAGAAGGCAGGATCTGAGGGCGACATTATATGGCAAATTTTTGTATGCTCGCGACAAGGTGAACGAGATGCAAAGCATGTTCACAGAAATAATAGGAAGATGGATCCTAGACCAGTAACGCGATGCGGGTGTAATGCGCGGATAAAAGTTCATGTTGACTCGAGGAACGGGAGATGGTATGTTGACTTCTTCTCCGATGAACATAACCATGACATGTTGGAGGCAAGGTTTAGGAGAATGATGCGGTCTCACCGGGCAATAAAAACGGGGGATTTACACCAGATTAATACTATGAGAAGCTCTGGCCTTCGAGTTCCGACAATATTTCGGGCTTTTGCAAACCAAAGTGGTGGATTCAAGATGGTTGGGTTTCAGGTGAAAGACATATATAATGcaattgagaagcaaagaaGAGCTGGAGCAAGCGACACGGATAATGCACTCAAGTATTTACAAATGTTGAAGAGGCGTGACCCCTGTATGTTTTGGAAGTATTCGTTGGATGAACAACGGATGCTCCACAATATATTTTGGTGTGATGGTGCAAGTCAGTATGATTTCAATGTTTTCGGAGATGTTATAGGGTTTGATGCAACGTACGGGAGGAATAAGTACAAATGTCCCCTTGTGATATTCTCTGGCGTGGATCACCACATGTGCACTGTTGTGTTTGGATGTGCGGTTCTCTTAAAGGAAGGGGAGGAAAGCTATGTGTGGTTGCTTCGGGCATTTCTGAAGGCCATGAAAGGAAAGGCTCCTAAGTCCGTTATTACCGACGGTGATCAAGCCATGAAGAGTGCAATCAAAGCTGTATTTCCAGAAGCACATCATAGATTGTGCAGCTGGCACTTTCTACGCAATGCGACCACTCGAGTAGGTATTCCACGATTTATGACCAAGTTTCGTCTTTGTTTAATGGGGGATTTGGAGGTCGATGACTTTGAAGATATATGGAATGATGCAGTTGAAGAATTTGGGTTGCAACAAAATTCATGGGTCAAGGATATGTATGAAAGGAAACATATGTGGTCAAATGCCCATATTAGGTGTAAGTTCTTTGTTGGGCTCAAGACAACATCAAGGTGTGAGGCGTTAAATATGCAGATAAGGAAGTTTATACACAACGGCTACAACTTGAGGGAATTCATTGAGCATTTCCAACAGTATTTAGAGTTCATGCGTAGGAGAGTAGTGGTTGCTGATTACAAATCTGCTTATGGAGAACCGGTTGTGAAAACAAGATTGGAGGAGTTAGAGCGATTTGCAGCAGCAGTATACACACGAGAGGTCTTTGTCTTATTTCGGGAGTTGTTATTACTAGCTAGCAATGTCAGAGTAGTTTCTTCGAAGAAGACAAGCACGTGTACATTGTTTGAGGTGGCCATGTATTGCCAAGGTAGATCATGGAACGTTTCGTGGGGGGAGATAGATGATGAATTCAGATGCTCTTGCCTGCGCATGGAATCTTTTGGAATCCCCTGTGTCCACATAGTTGGTGTGCTTGTCAGACTTAACATGGTTGTTATTCCAGGTAGTCTTATACTGGGTCATTGGACAAAGAAGGCAAAACAACCACCGATAAATAACCATGTTTTTAGTGAAGAGATTCCTGATGCAGCCTATATGAGTATGCATGCAGCAATGCTCGATGACTGTAGAGAACTGGTAAAGCTTTCTTGTAGTAACTTTGAGGATTACTTCGAGGTGAAGACCAAAATAGCTAATGAACGAGACGTGTTAAGAGAAAAGATCCGAAAAAGGTTGGCGACCACTGCTGAGGGCGGGGGCGATGATGCGTCCATACACGATCCTCCAAAAGCCAGACATAAAGGGTGTGGTCGTCATGTTGTGACGACTCGTGGGAGGTACCGGCGTGTCCAACGTTGCAGAAAGTGTGGCAAGGCTGGCCATAACGCTCGTAGATGCGCAACCGGGAATGGTGAGGACACCACGCATGAATTAGATGCTTTTGGATCATCGCACAACATGGACGAATCACAAGAAGCCGAGGCTTCACAACAGATGGAGTACGATGATCTGAGCTTCTAAATGAGGTTGAAGAGGTATTACCTTATTTTACATTACTGTTTTATTATTGATTGAATTTCAATCCGTTCTCTGTGGTTGCTCATTCCACAATTATACACACCAAAGCCTAATGATAGCCAAATGAGACAAGTTGCACAAGTCCTACAGCTTTatattgttattaaaaaaattagatgaaGGGATTGTTTCATTACTATTGTCATTGAAATTGAAAACTCACTAATATATCAATTCAAAAGCTGATATATTAGAAAAAGTTGGATAATAAAAGGttcttttttatcatttttttctgACTTTTGTATAAGTATTAATATTTAGTTGGATACTCAATAGTAGGCAATAAGCTTTTATCTGTTCCTGCCCAAACATAATGTTCTAAGTGAGAATGAGTTATTGACAGTTACATGTTATGACTCTTTTGTACTATAATTCCAAATTATATGTTGCATGAGATGTATTTCGGACATACTAAAGACGTTATGTTTTACAGCAACTGTATTCAGATTCTGTCATTATCTTTTGAACTATGATTACATATGTATGTGATAAAACTCTTTACCATACATATATAGCGGCTAAAGTATTTGAGTTGTACCAATTCTTATATAGACTTATGTAGAAAGAGATAGAATTGTTACAAATCCTCTGTGCAAGCCCTTTAGTATTTGcatgtttattttataattttatttgtagTTATATCTGTAGGAGTATAGATAAGGTTGGGGCTTTAAAGGAAATCTAGTTCAATATTAGATAGAGCAGATAGTTAAAGAAGGCTGACTTCCCTGTGACTTTCTTACTTGTGTAATTTCCCTTTAGCTTATTTGTTGAATTGCTTGGACAGTCTTTCCCTAAAATTGGTATGATGTGTTGAATTGAAGAAAAGATCACATTGTTGGATTGAAGTTGAGTTTCTTGTTTCTCCAATTTTTCTGCAGTTGGATTGAAGTTGACTTTCTTGTTTTCCCAATTTTCTTATGCATTTGCAGAATTGCTGATAGAGGACTACAGCAACCAAGCAGGCCCTTATCAAACAGTTGTCCATGGTAGGCGCATCACTACAGGAGAATTTTGAGACTATGACTAGCATAGTCTTATTTTACGTATTTGATGTAGGCACAACGAAGAACGAACTTTACAACTTCACTTTGTTAATGTTGTACTACTTAACTTTGTTAATGTTGATGGTAATTTGTGTGTATCATTTTAACAGAATCAAAACCTGGCTTTGTTAACAAAGAAGGCTTGCAATGTGTTTTTTGACATTTTAATGATATACGTTGGTGTTTTTTTGGTAATTAGTTTCGGTTAAAAGAAGCTCTTTTTTTAGTTGAACTATCAAGTAGTCAACTGGGCCTtagttaaaatattaaattacaagGGAAGCCCAACGATATAGTAGAATTATCTTTTGCTAGGCCCAAGAAGCTATTTTTTTAGTTGAACTATCAAGTAATCAAGTGGGCCTATtagttaaaatattaaattacaagGGAAGCCCAACGGTATAGTAGAATTATCTTTTGCTAGGGTTCAGCGCTTACGCAGTTTCTActatccaaaaaagaaaaagaacttacTAAATGTACTGCAGAAAATAACAACGAAAAATTCCCTTTAATGTGGTTCCTTTTTTTTCAGAtgcaaggaaaaataaaaagattgtTCTTTTTTCTGACGAGGGAAATTAATCAAGTAGTTAAGGTGTGAAAAGCATTATAAACCACAATTCTAGCAGGACCCAACACATAATAGAAGAATGTCCAAAGCATTCATTAGTTTCAATGAAGTGTTGATAATAGTTCTCACAACAGCAGTGACATGCGTAGCTAACAAGAAAGACATTCCATAACCTACATGTGCACTTGCATGCTAATGCTCCCTTGACATAGTTAAGCCAATTTAGATGACCATCATGGATGTTGAAACTATATTGGGATAACAAAAAAATGGACATCTAAATCGGCGCTAATATTGTTCACGGACCATGCTAGCATAGAGTGCACTAAGAACATTAACCTTCTACTAATACGTGACAGTAACCAAAATATTAAACATTCATAATACTAAGACATAAGTAGGTTCCTAAGGCATGTATATAACAACCATAGGTGCTCATGGCAAGATTTGTCTTGCAGTCCTTCGAGAATTCCAGTCAACCAGGGACCGCTCCAAAAATTCTTCTCGCATTTCATTGAAGTGCTCCATAGCCAATGCAAGCGCAGTGTCCATCCTTATCTTGTCAGATATACAGTCAATGTTGTTCTGAAAAGGTGAGCGGCAAATATAAGATAATGGTATAGTTACTTATGCCATCTGTATTAGGCTTGGATAATGTGACGAGAGAAAAAGTTAAGGGAAGAAAACCTTTTGCTGCCCAACAGGGTTCAGAGTAAACAGCTGCTCCATTTGGAGCCAGAGAAGCATCCACAGTTTGTCATAGTAGCTGCATGGATAATCAAATTATAGAGCCCATCATGATTTAATGAAGATAATATTATCGAAAAACTAGCAACTGTCAAAATACCCTACCAGTTGTTCATATTTGGAAACCCGAGAACAAAATTTGGGTGCCATTCAGCCAGAGGAGGTCTGCTGCCCAAAACGTTCATGTCAGGGTACAAGACCTTCATCACCTTATCTAGTGCCCTTGCTTGTAGATAAACCATAGAAGAGGAccatgaaaaatgtttttgtgTTAATAATGGCAGAATAGAAACACTCGATTGCATAAATGCATATTTATTTGCTTCAATTTGAGGACTATAAGGAGATTATGTCAACTTATATCATGACACAAATGACTCTTATGACTCTCTTATTGTATATAGATAGCTGAGAATTCCCATGAATGGTTATTGGTTTATGGCTAATCATAAAGGTGAGGAACTCACAAGATATTGGAAGACAAATTAAGGATCAATTTATTTCATGTGTGAAGAATGATTATTTAAAGAAAGATAACAACACTACTATGCAGAAAAATGTGCATGTTACTGTTGAACTATGCTTTTTGGTAGGCTATGAAACTATTAACATAGTTTCATTAGCATATGCTTCTAGTTGGCAAACATTCAATGCACTAATGCACTATAAATCAGGTTGAGCAAAACCCACCACAGTAAGAGTTCACACAACAACTAATTATAATGAAATCAACTAATTATTCTTAGTTATCTTTTTTATCTATGGTTaataatttgaaaatcaatAGTGTTCATTTATGtataataaaatgaaataattaCCACCAAGTAGCTCAGAAGGGGTCAAACTTACCACCTCTGAAGCAGCATGAACCCTCCCTATATGGGTTTCAAGTGTTGGAAAACTATCAAACAGCCATATTTTTCCGTTTGGGATGTCCACTGTCATAAGATAGTAGTGGCTTTCTTTTGACAGTTTCAGCACGTCTTTCATTTGAACATAAATCTGAATAATATACAAGACAATCATGTGAGAACATATCAGCATGTTGGAAACATAAAAATCAATGAAAGGGATACCATGCTCGTCGTGATAACATGCAGTTGGTTTGGGAAAGTAATCATCGGCATAATACGTGATAACATGCTCGTCGTCGATCTCCGGGTCTAGTATGAAGTCCTGCAAGGAAGGAGCAAAAAGCgaagtttatttatttgtgtCCCAAACGTGAATGTTAGCTAGGTTTTTAAATAGGATAACTACTTACTGAGAAAATGACTGGGAGGGACCAAACAGTGCATTCATGGAGTTGAGCTTGTGTCCATGCAGTTTTATAAGACATGAGCTCCATGACAAACTCTGATGGATCATTCCCTGGCAAAAGGCAAGAGAATACTTCACGGTCCATAGTATGAGTTCCTCTCTTGAAAAGAACCTCATTCGAACTTAATGAAGCATCAAATAAATAGGCCGCTGCCTGAGCCTCCTCAAGGCTATAATGCATTGCCCGCGTAATCTTGAAGTTCGAACGGATAAATTGTTAAGACGTGAAACAGGTTGTTTGAGTTTAGTTAATGGCAAAAGATAAGCACCTAATAGTCCATAGACAATTCTTCTTACCGGAGGAAAGGTAACCCCCACAGTAGCGCAGCTCAACTTCAGTGGTGGTTCTCGCATTGGCTTGCGTATCTTACCACTCCTCTTCATATCCTCTGGAGAGCGTTGAGCAATCTTTGTAATCTTTGAAGGTTTTGGTGTTCCAAACACGGAAGGTGCACCGCATGCAATATTCTCACCAAGTCCACCCTAAACaagttcaaataaaaaaataacctctacattaacaacaacaaatgaGTTTCAAACAGGTTCATGGGAAATGCGGTAAACATAATTACCCTGACTTTACCCCTCACTTGCAGAGGGATCTAGGAGGAGTGGACTGGGGCAGCTGCTGTGGCACCCGAAGAGGAACCTCCGGCGCCGGACGTGTTGAACATGCGGGTCTGTTCTTGATGAATAATAGAGCCCAATATAAGAGTGTCCTCATTCCAGTTGCCAATGATCCCAAAGTGCAGCAAGGGTTCCATAGAGGGCACGGTGTCACCCGCAGGTTGGCCAGCTGGTTTTTCGGGGATGTAGACCTCCTTCTCATCTCTTGTAACCGGAATGGTTATATTCTTGCCACCGCCAACGTCATCATCGTCAACAACAATGACATCAGATGCGGCGTTGAGAGAGTTGCTAGGTTGTCCATCTTTTTGCCAAAAAGTTTTCAGCACTTGGTCAACCAAAGTGGTGGCTCTTTTCAGGTCGTCGGCAATAGCTCCAACCTGCTCGAAAGTCTGTTTATGAAGAATAGAATAAAGTTTCGGTAAGTTATTTATGTAAATTTCAAAACCAGAATGTCGTTATGTAACTCAAGGATTTTGTCAAACAGAGTTACCTGAAGAACCTTGAACATATTCTTTGCAAGACCCTCCATGGTTCTATTCAGGACCTTCAACGCAGCACAAACATCACTGTCCTGAGAAAACAACACAGACTCACACATTAATATCATATGAGTACGACAttatagtttaaaataaatGAGAATGAGTAATAACGAGCAATGTACCTCAGAAATAGGTGACCCATCTTGGTGTTCTCCCACAGCCTTCACTGCCTCATCAGCATCCATGATAGGAGAGAACCAGTTCTTGGGTAGTGAATGATAAAGCAAGAGAAGCAGTTTCTGATTGGTGTGAATGGTAAGACATAATCCTACTTAAAGGAGTAGTCAAGGGTTGTCTTGAGAAGTGAATGGATATAGGTAAAGGAGTAGTGAAGGGTTGTCTTGAGAAGTGAATGAATAGAGGTAATGAGTGGAATTCTCTTAGGTTATGGAATAGGGTGGCTTTATGGGAAAAGGGGAAGCATAATATCTAGCTTAATCTTCCGTCTGTGGTCTGTAGCAGAAAATCTGATGGTTAAACCATCTTGCATCCATGAGAATGAGAGAATCTCAGTGTAAACTTCCGGTCTTCTATTCTCCTAACCTCTGCCAACACCATACCTAATCTAAGTGAATGAGACATGATGGTGTCACAAATCATCCACAACACTCAAACATCAACTAATTTGTTACCATGGAATCCTCCTATTTGACAtgtgtataaaattattataatttattatatttaatggGATAAAAAATAAGATACAATTGATAATGTTAGATACACTTATTAATCCTTGAAAAATGTAATAAAATGGGTAATGTGGTGAAATAAATAAACCTCTTTGGACAAAAAAAAATCTGATACATTGTGTacattcctttttttttacaCATAGACACCATTTTTTTGTTGAAATATTTCATAGTTTgaaatctttaatttttatcgtgctggtttatattttttattattatatttttaaatcattgatcacaatataaaaatttttttaagaattggATTTTCGTTAGAGCATTATACACTTAAATATATGTGTCGTCAATCAATACATTTAGGCATTATAAGCTCTTATTATATACTTAAATATTTGTGGCGTCAATCAATTCATTTAGCCATTATAAGCTCCTACTAcctattttttaaattggtgGGAGAATAATTCTATTTAAAATTACCATAGTTATATCCTTCATATTTAcgcatttttcaaattttgattgaATCCGTCATCCCTAAAGAGGATGCATTATTCTCTCAATATAACCTAGAAAGTGAGTATCACCCGCTCATGTGACAAATGATTTAAATCCAATTTATCATATCTAGTGGAGGTTCATAATAATCGTTAATCTACTTCAGTACTAATAACATTTAacacatatttttttaacttaaatACAACTGCCACTCATACCACAGCAGACACACTTAGTACCACTTCTAGTTCTACTTAATTAGATAATGAAAGAAGTAAGAAACGGCGAGAAAGAAACAATGAAGTCATAAATTAGTTCTTACAACAAGTAGTTTATGCAACCTACCCCTTGCATGCGACGGATCTGTAATCAATCCTTTTGATCCTTCATCTTGAACACACTAGACAACTTTTCAATAATTTTCCCCATCTGAATGAACAACTCCCGCTTCTCCGTCTCAAGTCGAGATACACGAGCTTGCAGTGACCCCACCGCCTCCACTAGCTGACAAATTGTAACACTCTCTGCATAAAATCAGTAAATGAATCCCTCAAGCCCAATAATATGTAATGCACATAAATCTCATAATCGATTCCAGTACAATGTTACCATTCCCGAACTGGTGCTAAAACTCCGGCTGATTGTGTGGCGACGGGTGCAAGCTGGAACCATCTTGGGACTGGAGACCACCTGGTGGGAATGGAGCCCTCGTCGTCATCTCCACATTGGGGGGGTGGTTCACATCCAACACTGTAACACCAACACCTCCAAAGGAAGAATCGGCCGACATTCCGTCATGGTAGGCCATCCACGCGTTGAGTCCAGCCTCGTAGCTATGGTACCGGCGGTGCATATTTCCTGAAAATTCCGTGACATGCTGTTCTGCCGCCTCCCACGTTGGATAGATTCCGGGTATTCGCCCCCTGAAAACCACGTAACAGTTGCTGTTGACGCGGAACACCATCATGGATAACCTATCTTTACTGCGCTTGAGTCCCACAACCCCTGGTTACAGCAGCTAAGAAATTGAAGAATGAAAGGTTACATTTGTGTGGGGTTAGATCTAACCCAAAAACCCGCTTCCTGTGAATGTCACGTGATATAAATTTGGctaaaaaatattacataatataaaaaattaacgaAAACAGTCAAacgtaaaaaataaaattattaataaaataataaaacaaataataaataataaaaaaaattttaatattttatttttcctaataaaaataataagttaagtAAAATAACAAGcataattaatcataaaagCATAACTAGTAACAAGTTAGAGTCCAAacagtaataaaaataaagttattGAAATTTCTTAAAAAGAGTactataatatattatttgtatgttatttttaattttaataaataaatattaatttttattataataataaaaaattacaacatattaaaatagaatattatcaaaaatattatttaaaaaatataataaaaaatttatgaaatttattattattattattattattattattattattattattattattattattattattattattattattattattattattattacgtaacagtaaatttttgttaaccattttaaaaaataattcaatttaaaCGGATTACATCAATTTATTTTGGAAGAAAGAGTaaacaaaagagaaagaatcagagcagagaagaaaaggaaggcagaggaaaattttcaaaataaacaAGACATAAAAGattaaacaaaagaaaaatggtttgagaattgagacTTGAGAGTACCCTACTGCCTACTAGTAAAAAAAGAAGATGAGATAAAAATTTTGGGTTGCATAATTCAAAATGattaaaatgaaattttatattttctaatgGCGGAAATAGtgtttttctgtttgcttctctttttttcgcTAATTCTCCCATGCTTTAATATTATGCTCATTTTAActggatttttttaaataaataatttattgattttaattatcaaaataaataacttgtAATGTGTTTACCAATTTAAATggatgatttatttttttattatttaaaatagattgtttaatttttttattatgttaaatcgtacatctttttattatttgaaacgttatatttttaagagtttggtctaatttagattatcaatattttttattattttcaataatcatatttaattatttataaatatatacatCTCGTTTATACGATAAacgatataattttttatttatcttgcTTACATTGAAACTGAGACATACAGACATTGAAAAAATATAAGTCTCTAATTTACACGGTAAACAAGTTATGTgcaaaattatcttatttatagCATAAACGAACTAAATAAATGTGGTGCAAATTGATAAAtatgttacaaaataattaatttactaattaaaataattaaattatttatttaaaaatgtaTATTGAGTAAGTACTTTATATATGGTTTATTtagatttttcaattttttcagTATAGGTGCTTTAAGATTATTTCATGTCTAGTAATATTATAGAGCACGCACAAAACAACAGTGTACATCGAAATTGACATTTAGAATAATGCTAATACAATTCATGTTAAATTTGTAGTGAtcaaacattaatttttttttttatttcatgttatttgacattatatgaattttatgtttgcagtttaatttatgtataaactttaattttttatcttaattaacCATATGAATATATAAATCTTAAAGTATTATTTAATTGTTATAGAAAGGGTAAGAGTGGGGAGGGTACTCGCAGAAAAGGGTTAGGGTACAATATTATAGTTGAGTATTAATTTGTATGAAAAAAAACCATAATAACTTTGGAGATAATTGTCAGGGGCAGAATGGGGTATTCACTCATAAAAAAATAGTTGATCaaatttaatgaattaaaaGACAAATAAAGAAACACTCTTTTAGGAGACAATGATTGACTTAACTAAATTAATGTgtgtttattatatttaatgaattaaaagaaataaattagaatcacttttaataattgattgtttgatataaattattataaattgtatgatatttaaatatataatcaaatcaattagttgctATAATTAATTTACGGTAGTAACTTGTATTTAatgaattaaaagaaataaatcagAAAATACTCTAAGAAACATGTCACGTCAGCTCCGTCATTAAGTGCAGAAATCTCATTTAATTCACTTCACCTCTCTTAACTTCTCGGGTAAGTTACTATTGTTGAGGTATTGGAGCCTGATCCTTAATCACATTTCTGGGTTCGATTCTTATCTCGTATTAGATGATATGGTCTattacacaaataaaaataatttatttttattatgctatttaaaaatagtatttttttctcaatttgTATACCAAAACATAATTACATATTAGTGTTAATAAAATCATATTGATAGTTACagaattaaatcaaaattattatttttaaaacaatttaattttaattttaatttttaatgagaaCATTAATATTCTCAACAAATTATAATTCTgaaaacaaatatttaatttcaattatatcaGACTCATGTTTATTTCTAACTGTTGTAATCACTTTTTGAATACGATCCATGGACCTCTCCATCATAAAGTGCTGCTACATAATTTTctccaataaaaaattctttatgCCTTATCCAATATGCTAAATtatctattttgattattttgtattttttttaattcaaaatccctttttgattctcgaatataattttttgtggcataaatatttttaaataataaatttctctttttcgtataaaaatatatgttaattatttattattcttgcatTAAATTGatgttacaaaatattaaaaaaaatttctctaaaccctaaatcctaaatactaaaaattaaaaccTAAACGCTAAATCCTATAACCTAAACTCTAAATCCTAAACTCTAAACTATCATTTTTAATACTATGATTCTTacaccctaaatcctaaaccctaaacacaaACGATCATTTCTAATAATCTAACTCGTAACCCCTAACACATAactcctaaaccctaaatccctagaatgtaaaccctaaactataattTCTAATCCTGTAACCCATGTaccgtaaaccctaaactctaaatcATAAACTATCATTTCTAATACTCTAACCCTTGCATcgtaaaccctaaatcctagaTGCTAAACTCTAAACTATCATTTCTAAGCATGTAATCTTTgtaccctaaaccataaaccctacacTCTAAATCTTGAATCCTAAACTATTATTTCTAATACTTTAACTCTTGTATCATAAATTCTAAACCCTAAATCTAAACTATCATTTTTAAAATCCTAAAACATAAAATCCTAAACATTAATCCCTAGACACAATATTCAACCATAAAACCTAAATTATTAGCTATAAACCTTAAACATTAAATACTAactataatataaaaatattttaacatttataataACATTGAcatctaatattttaaattttatttatttttcttatgataataaaattataacataCTAAGTAAATTCTTTAAAAggattatattttaaatatcttattcatcaatatattttaaattcatat
Above is a genomic segment from Arachis stenosperma cultivar V10309 chromosome 1, arast.V10309.gnm1.PFL2, whole genome shotgun sequence containing:
- the LOC130980505 gene encoding protein FAR1-RELATED SEQUENCE 5-like — encoded protein: MERTEEVLSNFQENVTAGVEEDPIENETFVAETESVPIGASQSDDQRDVIFLDGIGSFGAIDFDALRAEEIMMIEFVDLKTTYDFYNEYGRIKGFSIRRSKVGRCKKAGSEGDIIWQIFVCSRQGERDAKHVHRNNRKMDPRPVTRCGCNARIKVHVDSRNGRWYVDFFSDEHNHDMLEARFRRMMRSHRAIKTGDLHQINTMRSSGLRVPTIFRAFANQSGGFKMVGFQVKDIYNAIEKQRRAGASDTDNALKYLQMLKRRDPCMFWKYSLDEQRMLHNIFWCDGASQYDFNVFGDVIGFDATYGRNKYKCPLVIFSGVDHHMCTVVFGCAVLLKEGEESYVWLLRAFLKAMKGKAPKSVITDGDQAMKSAIKAVFPEAHHRLCSWHFLRNATTRVGIPRFMTKFRLCLMGDLEVDDFEDIWNDAVEEFGLQQNSWVKDMYERKHMWSNAHIRCKFFVGLKTTSRCEALNMQIRKFIHNGYNLREFIEHFQQYLEFMRRRVVVADYKSAYGEPVVKTRLEELERFAAAVYTREVFVLFRELLLLASNVRVVSSKKTSTCTLFEVAMYCQGRSWNVSWGEIDDEFRCSCLRMESFGIPCVHIVGVLVRLNMVVIPGSLILGHWTKKAKQPPINNHVFSEEIPDAAYMSMHAAMLDDCRELVKLSCSNFEDYFEVKTKIANERDVLREKIRKRLATTAEGGGDDASIHDPPKARHKGCGRHVVTTRGRYRRVQRCRKCGKAGHNARRCATGNGEDTTHELDAFGSSHNMDESQEAEASQQMEYDDLSF